The Knoellia sp. S7-12 region GGATCTCGATGATCCCGGTGACGCCGAGCTCCTTGAACGTCTCCATCGTCAGGTCCCAGCGCACCGGGTTGCTCACCTGACTCACGAGCCGGCTGAGCACCTCACGGCCGCTGTGGACGACGGCGCCGTCGCGGTTGGAGACAAGGGGCACGCGGGCGTCGTGCGTCGACATCGCCTTGGCGTAACGCCCCAGCAGGTCGACGGCAGGCGCCATGTGCTCGGTGTGGAACGCACCAGCGACCTTGAGCGCGATGACGCGGCTCTTGGCGGGCGGGTCGGCAGCGAATGCCGCGAGCTGCTCCATGGTCCCGGCAGCGACGATCTGGCCGGAGCCGTTGATGTTGGCGGGAGTGAGGCCGTGGCGCTCGATGGCTGCCGTGACCTCCTCGGGGTCGCCGCCCATGACGGCGCTCATCCCGGTGGGCTGCACTGCGCTCGCCTCAGCCATGGCCCGACCGCGCTCGCGGACGAACACCATCGCCTGCTCGGCCGAGATCACGCCCCCGGCAGCAGCCGCCGTGATCTCACCCACCGAGTGGCCCGCGCCCGCGCCGACGAGACGGAAGCCGTCAGCCGGGTGCTGGAAGAGCGCCAGCAGCGAGACGAGGCCGGAGGCGACGATGAGGGGCTGGGCGACAGCCGTGTCCTTGATCGTCTCCTCGTCCGACTCGGTCCCGTGCTTGACGAGATCCATGCCAGCGACGGCGGAGAGCCACCCCATCCGCTCTCGCAGACCGGGGATGTCGAGCCAAGGGGTGAGAAAGCCGGGGGACTGGGAGCCCTGTCCAGGGCAGACGACTACGAGCACCTCTTCAGAGTGGCCGTCACCGGGCCAGAGAGGTGCACCCGGCGGAGACGATTCTCGGGCCAGAGATCTGTAGGTTTCCTACAACTCGGTCGAGGCGGCGCCGGTCGTACGGGGGATGCGACCTGACGGCTCGGGTGCTACTCGTCCGTATGCCAGCGCGAGGCGCACCGTCTGTGCGTCGTGGGGTTCGGTGAGGTCGTAGCCGATCGTGTCGGCGATCTTGCCGAGCCGGTATCGCACGGTGTTGGTGTGGACGAAGAGGACCCGCGCCGTGCCCTCGAGGCCGAGCCCGCCATCGAGGTAGGCCGCCGCGGTCTCGAGCAGGTTGCCGCCGCCACTCGCTGACAGTGGCGCATATACACGGGACACGAGGGCTGCTCGCGCCGGAAGGTCTCCAAGGAGTGCTCGCTCTGCCAGCAGGTCGTCGCTGAGGACGGGGCGTGGTGCGGTCGGCCACGCCGGCGCCGCGGTGTGGCCCGAGAGCGCGGCCCGCGCACTGCGCCCTGCGGCATACAGGTGCGGGACAACGGGACCCACGACGATCGGGCCCTCTCCGAAGTGTTCGCCCAGGTGCGACGCAGTCGTCAGGGCATCGGTGACTCGGCCAACGATGCTGACGATGCGCCGGCCGTGGATCGCGACGAGCACCTCGACGTCGTGACGCTTGGCGGCCCGGTGCAGCTGGTCCATCACCTGTGCCGTGCCTTCGCCGGGGGTGGATCCGACGATCACGCACACGTCGGTGGTCGTGCCCCATCCCAACGCCGACGCTCGTGACTGCATGGAGTCATCGGCCTCGCCGCGGATGACGGCGTCGACGACGAGGGCCTCGAGGCGCGCATCCCAGGCGCCGCGGGCCTCGGCCGCATGGGCATAGACCTCGGCGACGGAGAAGGCGATCTCGCGGCTGTAGCGCAGCACGGCCTCGCGCACCTTGGTCTCGTCACCTCGTGCGGCCAGGCCGGCCGACTCCCGCTCGACGACGTCGACGACGGTGCGCATGAGATCAAGGGTCTGGCCGAGGCTGATCGAGCGGGTCAGCTCACGCGGTGCCGTGCCGAAGACGTCCGCGGTGACGTGGGTGTGGTCCTGGCTGCCACTGAACCACTCGATGAACGACTTGATGCCGGCCTGGGCGATGAGCCCGACCCACGAGCGCTCCTCGGGGGGCAGCGCGCGATACCACTCGTGGTCGCTCTCCATCTGTTGCACCGCGGCCGCGCCAAGGTCACCGGCGGTGCGTTCGACCCGGCGTCGTGTCGCTGCCGAAGGACGCGTTCTCGAGGTGGCCACCTCGCGAGTCTATTTGTATGCCGAGCACAACCACACGGCATACACCTTGGTGTCCGTGGGGCGGGCCTTCAGGCCTGCCAGCCGAGGAGCTGTTCGCCGATCGTGAGGGTGGCGATCCACACTCCGCCGGCGACGAGTGGAAGCAGGAGGACGACCCACGGTCGTCGGGTGAACCAGCGCACCGACACGACGGCCAGCGCTGCCCAGAAGAGAAGAAGGAGGACGATCGCCCACAACGGCGCCGCCAACCCCGACGCCACATAGAACGGCAGAGCCGCGATCAGGCCCAGCACTCCGACCGTTGCCACGACCCGCTCGAGAACTCGCCGTCCGTCCATCCCTCCAGCATCCACCGTGATGGGGCGCCGTGGGCCGGAATCAGTCGGTGCCGAACTCCATGGCCGCACGGTCGAGCGCGTCGTCGTCGGGACCGCCATCGACGGGGTTGTCGGCGATCCGGTCGTAGCCGCCGACCGGCAGCTCGCCGAACAGTGTGCCGTTCTCGACAAGGAGTTGCCCCTGATCGACGGGCTGGCCCGCGTAGATCTCGAGCTTGGCCCGGCTGTCGGCGATGTCGAGGTTGCGCATGGTCAGCTGGCCGATCCGGTCCAGCGGCCCGAACGCGGCGTTCTCGACGCGCTCCATCGACAGCTTGTCGGGGTGGTAGCTGAAGTTCTCTCCGGTCGTGTTGACGATCGAGTAGTCGTCCCCGCGCCGCAGCCGCAGCGTGACCTCGCCCGTGACGACCGACGCGATCCACCGCTGGATGGCCTCCCGCATCATGAGCGACTGCGGGTCGAGCCAGCGTCCTTCATAGAGCAGCCGGCCGAGACGGCGGCCCTCGGCGTGGTAGTTCGCGATGGTGTCCTCGTTGTGGACGGCGTTGAGGAGGCGCTCGTAGGCGATGTGGAGCAGGGCCATGCCCGGCGCCTCGTAGATGCCGCGCGACTTCGCCTCGATGATGCGGTTCTCGATCTGGTCGGACATGCCGAGGCCGTGGCGACCACCGATGGTGTTGGCGAGGTCGACCAGGGCAACCGGGTCGAGGTCCTCACCGTTGATCGCGACCGGGCGCCCCTGGACGAACCGGACCCTGACGTCCTCCTGCGCGATGACGACCGACTGGTCCCAGTGCTTGACGCCCATGATCGGCTCGACGACCTCCATGGACTCGTTGAGGTGCTCGAGCGTCTTGGCCTCGTGCGTCGCGCCCCAGATGTTGGCGTCGGTCGAGTAGGCCTTCTCGGCGCTGGCCTTGTAGGGCAGGTCGCGCGCGGTGAGCCACTCGCTCATCTCGTGCCGACCACCCAGCTCGCTGACGAAGTCTGCGTCGAGCCACGGCTTGTAGATGCGCAGGTCCGGGTTGGCGAGCAGGCCGTAGCGGTAGAACCGCTCGATGTCGTTGCCCTTGAAGGTCGACCCGTCGCCCCAGATCGAGACGTTGTCGGCCTGCATGGCGCGGACCAGGAGGGTGCCGGTGACGGCGCGGCCCAGGGGAGTGGTGTTGAAGTAGGTCCTGCCGCCGCTGCGGATGTGGAAGGCGCCGCACGCGATCGCGGACAGACCCTCCTCAACGAGTGCGCTGCGGCAGTCGACGAGTCGTGCGACCTCCGCGCCGTACTGTCCGGCGCGCTCCGGCACGGTGTCGATCTCGGGCTCGTCGTACTGCCCGAGATCAGCGGTGTATGTGCAGGGGACGGCGCCCTTCTCGCGCATCCACGCGACGGCGACGGAGGTGTCGAGACCTCCGGAAAAGGCGATGCCGACGCGCTCGCCGACGGGCAGGGAAGTGAGTACCTTGGACACAATGCAAGACTATACAGAGGAACGCATAACCACAAATGCCGGGTATGCCGGCGGGGACAGGTGTCGGAGGTTGGTCACCCTGCGTCCACCTTCTCGACAGGCGGTGTGACCGGCTCCGCCCTACGTTGTGAGTCATGAAGCGATCTCTTGTAGCACTGTCCGTGGCTGCCGGTCTGGCCCTGTCCTCAGCGGCCGCGACCTCCGTGGCCCAGGCCGACGCGCCACCCAAGTCCAACGGCAAGGCGAAGTTCGTCGCGCCGCTCGTCCACGCGCACCGAGGCGCCTCGGGCTACCGCCCCGAGCACACGCTGGCGGGCTATCGACTGGCCGTCCAGCAGGGCGCTGACTTCATCGAGCCCGACCTCACCATGACGAAGGACGGGGTCCTGGTCGTCCGTCACGAGCCGGAGATCAGTGGCACGACGGACGTCGCGTCCCACCCCGAGTTTGCTTCCCGCAAGGTCACCAAGCAGCT contains the following coding sequences:
- a CDS encoding helix-turn-helix domain-containing protein is translated as MATSRTRPSAATRRRVERTAGDLGAAAVQQMESDHEWYRALPPEERSWVGLIAQAGIKSFIEWFSGSQDHTHVTADVFGTAPRELTRSISLGQTLDLMRTVVDVVERESAGLAARGDETKVREAVLRYSREIAFSVAEVYAHAAEARGAWDARLEALVVDAVIRGEADDSMQSRASALGWGTTTDVCVIVGSTPGEGTAQVMDQLHRAAKRHDVEVLVAIHGRRIVSIVGRVTDALTTASHLGEHFGEGPIVVGPVVPHLYAAGRSARAALSGHTAAPAWPTAPRPVLSDDLLAERALLGDLPARAALVSRVYAPLSASGGGNLLETAAAYLDGGLGLEGTARVLFVHTNTVRYRLGKIADTIGYDLTEPHDAQTVRLALAYGRVAPEPSGRIPRTTGAASTEL
- the argG gene encoding argininosuccinate synthase, which codes for MSKVLTSLPVGERVGIAFSGGLDTSVAVAWMREKGAVPCTYTADLGQYDEPEIDTVPERAGQYGAEVARLVDCRSALVEEGLSAIACGAFHIRSGGRTYFNTTPLGRAVTGTLLVRAMQADNVSIWGDGSTFKGNDIERFYRYGLLANPDLRIYKPWLDADFVSELGGRHEMSEWLTARDLPYKASAEKAYSTDANIWGATHEAKTLEHLNESMEVVEPIMGVKHWDQSVVIAQEDVRVRFVQGRPVAINGEDLDPVALVDLANTIGGRHGLGMSDQIENRIIEAKSRGIYEAPGMALLHIAYERLLNAVHNEDTIANYHAEGRRLGRLLYEGRWLDPQSLMMREAIQRWIASVVTGEVTLRLRRGDDYSIVNTTGENFSYHPDKLSMERVENAAFGPLDRIGQLTMRNLDIADSRAKLEIYAGQPVDQGQLLVENGTLFGELPVGGYDRIADNPVDGGPDDDALDRAAMEFGTD
- a CDS encoding acyltransferase domain-containing protein, with translation MLVVVCPGQGSQSPGFLTPWLDIPGLRERMGWLSAVAGMDLVKHGTESDEETIKDTAVAQPLIVASGLVSLLALFQHPADGFRLVGAGAGHSVGEITAAAAGGVISAEQAMVFVRERGRAMAEASAVQPTGMSAVMGGDPEEVTAAIERHGLTPANINGSGQIVAAGTMEQLAAFAADPPAKSRVIALKVAGAFHTEHMAPAVDLLGRYAKAMSTHDARVPLVSNRDGAVVHSGREVLSRLVSQVSNPVRWDLTMETFKELGVTGIIEIPPAGTLAGLAKRTLKDVEILALKSPDDLEQAHRMVKEHAVSSGVAQDPTWRLVISPAKGMVSFTATELGTSVETGSVIATVGTLRDTYDVVAPHGGRIVEWLVEDGDPVSPGQPILRLHPQEG